CCCACTGCGAAATCGAAATTCTTCACGGCTTGTTGTTTTAGTCGTACGATGGACTTCCTAGTCCGTCGAATCCATCATTGACGGACGAGGACGTCCATCATACATCCCATGCCGCAGCAAACTTCACTAAATCAACAGCCCGTCAAGGCTTTCGGCAGCATGGCATAACCCACTGGGAAATCGAAATTCTTCACGGCTTGTTGTTTTAGTCGTACGAGGGACTTCCTAGTCCGTCGGATACATCATTGACGGACGAGGACGTCCATCATACACCCCATGCCGCAGGAAACTTCACTAAATCAACAGCCCGTCAAGGCTTTCGGCAGCATGGCATAACCCACTGGGAAATCGAAATTCTTCACGGCTTGTTGATTTAGTTGTACGACGGACTTCCTAGTCGGTCGGATACATCATTGACGGACGAGGACGTCCATCATACATCCCATGCCGCAGGAAACTTCGCTAAATCAACAAGCCGTCAAGGCTTTCGGTAGCATGGCATAACCCACTGGGAAATCGAAATTCTTCACGGCTTGTTGTTTTAGTCGTACGATGGACTTCCTAGTCCGTCGGATACATCATTGACGGACGAGGACGTCCATCATACACCTCATGCCCCAGGAAACTTCACTGAATCAACAAGCCGTCAAGGCTTTCGGCAGCATGGCATAACCCACTGGGAAATCGAAATTCTTCACGGCTTGTTGTTTTAGTCGTACGACGGACTTCCTAGTCCGTCGAATCCATCATTGACGGACGAGGACGTCCATCATACACCCCTTGCCGCAGGAACCTTCACTAAATCAACAAGCCGTTCACGAATTCCGCTACCAAGTTTCCGCCTCGGATGCGTTCTCAGACAGTGCCCAGCGGCCAGAGACTGCGGAACGGCACCGCGGTGAACGGTGCCGAAATGAATGCCACCGAAGCGGCGGTGGCACTAAATGGGCCTGATGACATGTGGGGCCATCCGCACAACCTTTCTTGACTCCCACATGCCTCTGGATCTGGAGGCAATCTGTAGTGGGGCGACCACTCGGGTCGGGACCATCGTTTCTGTACCCACCTCTTCTGGGCTACAGGCAACGCAACCTTGCCCCCCCTGTAAACGTCCATCCGTAAACGCAAACAACCTGCGGTAGCCCCTCTCTATTTTCTGGACTGTCAACTTAGTAGCAACCGAATAGGCCGGAGTCCGACACACCGGCCGATAGTGTGTCGCCCGCTGGGATTTGTCTTCCCAACTCCGCTGCATTCTAGCGTTGCCTTCCAGTCATCGGCACAAGACCACCACCCTATACGGGGGGCGCTAAGCAATGCCAAAGCACTGCACCGGCTGGTGCTTCGCTGCCAATTTTGCCCCCCGGTGCTGCATAAAACGCCAGCGGTGCTGCCGTTTTTGTCAGCAACCATGAGGTCTCTTTTCGAGCGTTTTGGACGCGTGCAACCTTAACTTGCAGCGAAGGCGGCTTCTGACACCCAAACAAAAACAACATCCAGGTTGGTGTATCAGTTGCTACGAGTCTTGCACCGTCGCCCGAGTGTTATCCGTCTTCGTATTCGATAACCACACTCGATTGGCGACATCATCATCGACACCTGCAACGCAATCCGTCGACGCCAACGACCTCGAACGAGTGTCGATGCACCTCGACAATTGATAAACGAATCAAGACAAGGAAGACCAACATGGTCATGAATGCAACCCCAGGGAATCAATCTTCGTTTCAGATGGACGACGTCGAAGAACTCAGCTGGAAGATGCTCGACAACAACATCTCCGAGGCCGATCTTCGCCGACTCGAGCTGCTACTGCAAAACGATGCCGAATGTCGACAACGGTATCTTGATTGCGCGAAGCTGCATTGCGAACTTAACGCTTTCTTCAACCCCGCTTCACAAGAGCGAGAAACAGGATTGCGCACGCCAATGGGAATGCTATCCCAAGGCTTGACGGCGTCGAACCCAAGCAGTCTCCAGCGATAACCATGGCTTGCGGCAGCATGGTCTTTTCATCGCTCCCGGCATCACTGGGAATTCCATCAATGCAGATTCGATCGCGTTGATGGGGGCATACCGACATTGCGGATCAACTTCGCCCACGATTCGGGCTCGCCCAGCATTCGAGCTAGGCACACGATTCGGAACTGGCGTCTGCTCAGGAGCTAGCCGGGACGGATGACAAAACGATCCTTGTCCTCCTGCTGGGTCAACCCGCTCAACACCAGATGCGGCCCCCCAATTAATCGAGTCTCGATCAACAAAAAATTGCCACGACTTTTCGGTTCATCAGCGATGCATTGCGCATCGAGCGAGTTCGTTACTTATACTGCGATTGCTATAAAAATTTCTCGCCGGCCTCGTTGCCATTGCGTCCACGCCATCGCAAAAAAACCTTATGAATCGATTATTTCGTCTGCGTCCTTCGTCTCGCTCGTCGCAACACCAATCCAACCACACCGCTGCGGCGGGGCGATCCCCCTCACGTCGATTTGCCAGCTCGTTGCTTCGGATCGTCTTTGCCATCGCGGTACCGCTTGCGGCGTCCGGCGTTGTGTGGGCGGACTCGACCGACCAACCGAACATCGTGTTCATCCTGGCGGATGACCTTGGCTATGGCGAACTAGGGTCTTACGGCCAACAAAAAATCAAGACTCCCAATCTTGACCGTCTCGCCAGCGAAGGGATGCGTTTCACCCAGCATTATACGGGCGCCCCCGTCTGTGCGCCGGCACGCTGCGTGCTGATGACCGGCCAGAACCTGTCGCATGCCCAAATCCGTGGCAATCGCGATTCAGGAAACGGACGCATCTATCCAGGCCAATGGCCGATCACCGCCGACGCCGTCACCATCGCGGAAGTCTTGAAAGAGGCAGGCTATGTCACCGGAGCGTTTGGCAAATGGGGACTCGGCCCTTCTAACACCTCCGGGTCACCGATGAAACAGGGGTTCGACCGCTACTATGGATACAATTGCCAACGCAACGCCCATAGCTATTACCCGCCGTTTCTGGACAGCGACGAACGCGAAGTCCAAATCAACCTTTACCCGATTCCTGGACACGACCGCAAACCCGATGGCGAAGTGATCGCCAACGACTACCGTGCGAAGAATTATGCTCCGGATTTAATCCTTGCCGAAGCGACCAAGTTTATCGACAAACACAAAAACAAACCTTTCTTTTTGTACTTGCCGTTTGTCGAACCTCACGTTGCGATGCAGCCTCCGCAGCAATGGCTAGATCAATACCCCGAATCGTGGGACGAAGAAAACGGGCCCTATCGAGGCGAAAATGGCTACTTGCCACACCCTCGGCCACGCGCGGCTTATGCATCGATGATCTCGGATCTCGATGAACACGTCGGCACGATTCTGCAACAATTAGAAAAGCATGGGCTAAGCGAAAACACGCTAATCGTTTTCACGTCGGACAATGGCCCAACGCACGGTGGCCGCGATCCTCGCTTTCATGTTGGCGGGGCCGCTTGCACTTTCTTTAATTCGACCGGTGGACTACGAGGATTCAAGGGCAGTTGTTACGAAGGCGGTATTCGCGTGCCGTGCATCGTGAAATGGCCGGGGCACATCAAAGAAAACAGTGTTTCGGAACTGCCGTCTTATTTCCCTGATTGGTTCGTCACGCTTTGCGCGGTCGCAAAGGTCGATTTGCAAACCAACGACCTGACATCCAACTTGATGCTCGATGGGATCAATTTGTTGCCGGAATTGAAGTCCACATCGACGCCAACTCGAGAGAGCCCGATGGTTTGGGATTTCCATAACTACGGAGGCATCGTGGCCATCCGTGATGGCCACTGGAAAGCGATTCGGCGAAATTTGCTGAAAAAGAATCCTGGCGATTGGGAACTGTACAACTTGGACACCGACCGCGACGAACAGCACGACGTTGCAGCAACGCATCCCGAAATCATCAAGCGACTCGAGGCAACGTACGTCGAAACACGATCGATCGAGCCCGATTTTGCACTTCCAATCTACGACAAACTAACTCGTGAAAATGCGAACTGATCATCCGGCGGGTGAGGCATCCCTTCGCATTTTATTGTTCACTGAACCCCAAATCTGTTCCTACTGAATTCGCAAGACAAAAAGCAACATGACAACGTGTTTATTGAGATCGCTAACGATCGTCGCCGTTTTGAATCTTGTCACGATCGTGACGATCCATGGCAAGGAAGCAAAACGCGCCGCGCCGGTTTTCAAAGACGGCGAAGCCCAAATCGTCGACGAATTCAAGGACCCTGATTTCTGGATTCGTCATGACCTGTGGGTCGAAACTGAATTTGATTCCGACGGCGACGGCAAACTCGATCGCATGCACGTGGACGTCACACGGCCTCGGCAAACGGATACCGAAGGGCTGAAATTGCCAGTCGTCTATGGCTCGAGTCCCTATTACTGCGGCGTTGGTGATTCCGACGAAAAGTATTTCTGGGACACACGGCATGAACTCGGCGAGGTGCCGCCACCGCGAGAGCACATGCCGGAGATCGAACTGAAGATCCAGCGACCAATCATCTCTAAAAAACATGTGGCCGATTGGCTGCCTCGTGGCTACATCGTGGTCCATTCTTCGTCGCCGGGAACAGGACTCTCCGAAGGCTGCCCGACGATTGGTGGTGATAACGAATCGCTGGCTCCCAAAGCGGTCATTGATTGGCTGTGTGGTCGCGGCAAAGGTTACACAACGGTCGATGGCGACGAACCTGTGACGGCGTACTGGAGCACCGGTAAAGTCGGAATGACCGGGACCTCCTACAATGGCACGATCCCACTAGCGGCCGCTACCACAGGTGTCGAAGGACTCGAAGCCATCATCCCGGTCGCCCCTAACACCTCGTACTATCACTACTACCGATCCAACGGTTTGGTACGACACCCAGGCGGCTATCTGGGTGAGGACGTCGACTACTTGTACGACTTTATCCATAGCGGCAACGCGGCCCGACGTGAGTATTGCGATTGCGAAATTCGCGATAAAGAAATGGCGGAAGGCATGGATCGTGTGAGCGGAGACTACAACGATTTCTGGGCGAAACGCGACTACATCCATGATCTCGGTCCAATGAAAGCGGCGCTGCTGATGTCGCATGGGTTCAACGACTGGAACGTCGTGCCGGAGCACAGCAACCGAATTTATCAAGCGGTCAAAGCGAAAGGGGTTCCAGTACAAACCTACTATCATCAAGACGGCCACGGTGGCCCGCCGCCAATGAAATTGATGAACCGTTGGTTCACTCGGTTTCTGCACGGGATCGAAAACGGCGTCGAGGATGATCCACGGGCCTGGATCGTGCGAGAGGGTGCCAAACATGAAAATCCGACTTCGTACGAAGATTACCCGAACCCCGCCGCGTCGCCGGTCACGCTGCGACCAACCGCCGGCGCCCCCGAACGTGGATCGCTGGTCCTCGAAACCGAATCGAGCCAAGGGACCGAGAAATTGGTCGACAATTTCTCCTTCAGCGGAGACTCGCTGGCTCAAGCCGAATGGACCGAGCATCGACTGATCTATGTTTCAAAAACTCTAACGGAACCACTGCATTTGTCAGGGACGCCAAAAATCGAATTGAAATTGGCCAGCAGCAAGCCGTTCGCGAATTTGTCGGTCTGGCTTGTCTCGCTGCCTTGGAACGACGACAAGAAGGCGCACATCACCGATAACATCATCACACGCGGTTGGGCGGACCCTCAGAACCAGCGATCGATTCGCGAGAGTGAACCGCTCGAACCAGGCAAGTTCTATGACGTGAAATTTGATCTTCAACCGGACGACCAAATCATTGCCAAAGGGCAACAGATCGGATTGATGATTTTTTCGAGCGATCGCGATGTCACTCTATGGCCGACGCCCGGTACGGAATTGACCGTCGATCTCGATGCGACGCGGCTGAGCTTGCCGGTGGTGGGCGGAGTCGAAGCGTTCAAAAAGTCGACCGCAGCCGACGAAAAAGCGGAAGGCGAGACCGTGGCGAAAACGGCAAAGCCATCACTTCGGTAACGGTCCCTCATTCGCATGTGGCGGCTTAGAATGAACCCAACCTATGACGATGTCATGGCGGAACTCGAATCGCTCGGTTCCGCACAGACTCGCAAAACCTATTTGCGACACGGGGCATCGGAGCCGCTGTTTGGTGTCAAGTTCGGTGATTTGCGTCCGTTGCAAAAACGCCACCGAGGTGATCAACAGCTCGCCGAACTGCTGATCGAATCGGGCAATAGCGATGCGATGACGTTGGCGCTACTGATCGCGGATCCGAACCTGATCCGTTCGCGGCAAATCGACGATTGGCTCAAGCAAATGCAC
The nucleotide sequence above comes from Novipirellula caenicola. Encoded proteins:
- a CDS encoding arylsulfatase, which encodes MNRLFRLRPSSRSSQHQSNHTAAAGRSPSRRFASSLLRIVFAIAVPLAASGVVWADSTDQPNIVFILADDLGYGELGSYGQQKIKTPNLDRLASEGMRFTQHYTGAPVCAPARCVLMTGQNLSHAQIRGNRDSGNGRIYPGQWPITADAVTIAEVLKEAGYVTGAFGKWGLGPSNTSGSPMKQGFDRYYGYNCQRNAHSYYPPFLDSDEREVQINLYPIPGHDRKPDGEVIANDYRAKNYAPDLILAEATKFIDKHKNKPFFLYLPFVEPHVAMQPPQQWLDQYPESWDEENGPYRGENGYLPHPRPRAAYASMISDLDEHVGTILQQLEKHGLSENTLIVFTSDNGPTHGGRDPRFHVGGAACTFFNSTGGLRGFKGSCYEGGIRVPCIVKWPGHIKENSVSELPSYFPDWFVTLCAVAKVDLQTNDLTSNLMLDGINLLPELKSTSTPTRESPMVWDFHNYGGIVAIRDGHWKAIRRNLLKKNPGDWELYNLDTDRDEQHDVAATHPEIIKRLEATYVETRSIEPDFALPIYDKLTRENAN
- a CDS encoding Xaa-Pro dipeptidyl-peptidase, encoding MTTCLLRSLTIVAVLNLVTIVTIHGKEAKRAAPVFKDGEAQIVDEFKDPDFWIRHDLWVETEFDSDGDGKLDRMHVDVTRPRQTDTEGLKLPVVYGSSPYYCGVGDSDEKYFWDTRHELGEVPPPREHMPEIELKIQRPIISKKHVADWLPRGYIVVHSSSPGTGLSEGCPTIGGDNESLAPKAVIDWLCGRGKGYTTVDGDEPVTAYWSTGKVGMTGTSYNGTIPLAAATTGVEGLEAIIPVAPNTSYYHYYRSNGLVRHPGGYLGEDVDYLYDFIHSGNAARREYCDCEIRDKEMAEGMDRVSGDYNDFWAKRDYIHDLGPMKAALLMSHGFNDWNVVPEHSNRIYQAVKAKGVPVQTYYHQDGHGGPPPMKLMNRWFTRFLHGIENGVEDDPRAWIVREGAKHENPTSYEDYPNPAASPVTLRPTAGAPERGSLVLETESSQGTEKLVDNFSFSGDSLAQAEWTEHRLIYVSKTLTEPLHLSGTPKIELKLASSKPFANLSVWLVSLPWNDDKKAHITDNIITRGWADPQNQRSIRESEPLEPGKFYDVKFDLQPDDQIIAKGQQIGLMIFSSDRDVTLWPTPGTELTVDLDATRLSLPVVGGVEAFKKSTAADEKAEGETVAKTAKPSLR